Proteins encoded in a region of the Suncus etruscus isolate mSunEtr1 chromosome 1, mSunEtr1.pri.cur, whole genome shotgun sequence genome:
- the LOC126021060 gene encoding putative olfactory receptor 3A4, translating into MDLGTSGNNSVVTEFVLLGLTENPALWPILFVIFLLVYIATVGGNFSILAAILTDPKLHTPMYFFLGNLSLLDVGCITVTVPAMLRHFISNNRHISYTACLSQLFFFHLLAGVDCFLLTVMAYDRYLAICQPLTYSTRMSWGIQRVLASMSCVFSFTNALTHTVAISTLKFCGPNVINHFYCDLPQLFQLSCSSIRLNEQLLVVAAALMGILPLVLITVSYAHVVAAVLRIRSAEGRKKAFSTCGSHLTVVGIFYGTGVFSYMRLGSVEASDKDKGIGILNTIISPLLNPLIYSLRNPDVQSALRQVLTRKRLPK; encoded by the coding sequence ATGGATCTGGGAACCTCTGGAAATAATTCTGTTGTCACTGAATTTGTCCTGCTGGGCCTAACAGAGAACCCAGCATTATGGCCCATCCTCTTCGTCATATTCCTTCTTGTTTATATAGCTACTGTTGGTGGCAATTTTAGCATCCTGGCTGCCATTCTCACTGACCCCAAACTCCAtacccccatgtacttcttcctgggAAACCTGTCCCTGTTGGATGTTGGGTGCATCACTGTCACTGTGCCTGCCATGCTGAGGCATTTCATTTCCAATAACAGACACATTTCCTATACAGCCTGCCTCTCACAGCTCTTCTTCTTCCACCTCTTGGCTGGTGTAGACTGCTTCCTGTTGACTGtcatggcctatgaccgctatCTGGCCATCTGCCAGCCTCTCACATACAGCACCCGCATGAGCTGGGGGATTCAGAGAGTCCTGGCCAGCATGTCATGTGTcttttccttcaccaatgcactgaCCCATACCGTTGCCATCTCTACTCTTAAATTCTGTGGGCCCAATGTGATCAATCATTTCTACTGTGACCTCCCTCAGCTCTTTCAGCTCTCCTGCTCCAGCATTCGACTCAATGAACAGTTACTTGTTGTAGCAGCAGCCTTAATGGGTATTTTGCCGTTGGTCCTCATCACTGTGTCCTATGCCCATGTAGTGGCTGCAGTCCTGAGAATACGCTCTGCTGAGGGCAGGAAGAAAGCCTTCTCTACTTGTGGCTCCCACCTCACTGTGGTGGGCATCTTCTATGGGACAGGTGTCTTCAGTTATATGAGACTGGGCTCAGTAGAGGCTTCAGACAAAGATAAAGGAATTGGCATTCTCAACACTATCATCAGCCCCCTGCTGAACCCACTTATCTACAGCCTTCGGAACCCTGATGTGCAAAGTGCTCTTCGGCAGGTACTCACAAGAAAACGGCTTCCTAAGTGA
- the LOC126021457 gene encoding olfactory receptor 3A1, with protein sequence MQSKLEANGTTITEFILLGLVESPELWPVIFVIFFFAYLITVGGNLSILTAVLVESKLHTPMYFFLGNLSVLDVGCITVTIPSMLGRLLSHKRAVSYRACITQIFFFHLLVGVDCFLLTAMAYDRFLAICRPLTYSTRMSHIVQRILVAASWTCSFANALTHTVAISTLNFCGPNVINHFYCDLPQLFQLSCSSTQLNELLLFAVGFIMAGTPTVLIVTSYIHVAAAVLRIRSAEGRKKAFSTCGSHLTVVAIFYGSGIFNYMRLGSTKLSDKDKAVGIFNTVINPMLNPIIYSLRNPDVQGALWRVFTGKRSLA encoded by the coding sequence ATGCAGTCAAAACTAGAAGCCAATGGAACAACCATTACTGAGTTCATTCTTCTGGGTTTGGTGGAATCACCAGAGCTGTGGCCAGTTATTTTTGTCATCTTCTTCTTTGCCTACCTGATCACTGTGGGAGGCAACCTCAGCATTCTTACTGCTGTGTTAGTAGAGTCCAAACTCCACACCCCTATGTACTTCTTCCTGGGAAACCTCTCAGTCCTGGATGTCGGTTGCATCACTGTCACTATTCCTTCAATGTTGGGTCGTCTCTTGTCTCACAAGCGTGCAGTTTCTTATAGAGCCTGTATTACACAAATCTTCTTCTTCCATCTACTAGTTGGTGTGGATTGCTTCCTGTTGACAGCCATGGCCTATGATCGATTCCTCGCCATCTGTAGACCTCTCACGTATAGTACCCGCATGAGTCATATAGTTCAGAGGATATTGGTGGCTGCATCCTGGACTTGTTCCTTTGCCAATGCACTAACTCATACAGTAGCCATTTCCACACTCAACTTCTGTGGTCCCAATGTGATTAACCACTTCTACTGTGATCTCCCACAGCTGTTTCAACTCTCCTGCTCCAGCACTCAACTCAATGAGCTACTGCTCTTTGCAGTTGGTTTTATTATGGCTGGCACACCCACAGTACTCATTGTTACCTCCTATATCCACGTGGCAGCTGCAGTTCTACGAATTCGCTCGGCAGAGGGCAGAAAGAAAGCATTCTCCACATGTGGCTCTCATCTCACTGTGGTTGCTATATTTTATGGTTCAGGTATCTTTAACTATATGCGACTAGGTTCAACCAAGCTTTCAGATAAGGATAAAGCTGTTGGAATATTTAATACTGTCATTAATCCTATGCTGAATCCAATCATCTATAGCCTCAGGAACCCTGACGTGCAGGGTGCCCTCTGGCGGGTGTTTACAGGGAAACGGTCATTAGCTTGA